In the genome of Gadus morhua chromosome 12, gadMor3.0, whole genome shotgun sequence, one region contains:
- the jun gene encoding transcription factor Jun — MSTRMETTFYDDPLNAFSQHDNAGYGSYNNPKPLKHNMTLNLADPSGTLKPHLRAKASDILTSPDVGLLKLGSPELERLIIQSSNGLITTTPTPTQFICPKNVTDEQEGFAEGFVRALAELHHQHMPNGTPVSVPSAPPAAGVNNAVPPPPAVSSAAGATAVYNNNSTMRSESPVYEDLNTFNPAISTVSAPNYTTSPPTISFSAAPQLPMYGQQHHSAPLSRITALKEEPQTVPEMPGETPPLSPINMESQERIKAERKRMRNRIAASKCRKRKLERISRLEDKVKNLKCQNSELSSTANMLREQVAQLKQKVMNHVNSGCQLMLTQQLQTF, encoded by the coding sequence ATGTCTACCAGGATGGAAACTACTTTTTATGACGACCCGCTCAACGCCTTCTCTCAACATGACAACGCGGGTTACGGATCATACAACAATCCCAAGCCCTTGAAACACAACATGACACTGAACCTCGCCGATCCATCGGGGACCCTGAAGCCTCACCTCAGGGCGAAAGCCAGCGACATTCTGACTTCTCCCGACGTGGGACTTCTGAAACTCGGCTCCCCGGAGCTGGAGCGGCTCATCATACAGTCCAGCAACGGCCTCATCACGACCACGCCGACTCCAACGCAGTTCATCTGCCCCAAGAACGTCACAGACGAGCAGGAGGGATTCGCGGAGGGGTTCGTCCGGGCACTGGCAGAACTGCATCACCAGCACATGCCCAACGGAACTCCTGTGAGTGTCCCATCGGCCCCGCCAGCCGCCGGGGTAAACAACGCTGTGCCACCACCACCTGCTGTTTCATCCGCGGCCGGTGCCACCGCCGTATACAATAACAATAGCACCATGCGTTCTGAGTCGCCCGTCTACGAGGACTTAAACACGTTCAACCCGGCCATCAGCACGGTCTCGGCCCCCAATTACACAACGTCCCCCCCGACCATATCTTTCTCCGCCGCCCCGCAACTTCCCATGTACGGGCAGCAGCATCATTCGGCTCCGCTGTCGCGAATCACGGCGCTCAAAGAGGAGCCCCAGACGGTCCCGGAGATGCCCGGGGAgacgcctcctctctccccgaTCAACATGGAGAGCCAGGAGCGCATCAAggcggagaggaagaggatgaggaaccGCATCGCCGCTTCCAAGTGCAGGAAGAGGAAACTGGAGAGAATATCGAGGCTCGAGGACAAAGTGAAGAACCTCAAGTGTCAGAACTCGGAGCTCTCGTCCACCGCCAACATGCTGCGCGAGCAGGTGGCCCAACTGAAGCAGAAGGTGATGAACCACGTGAACAGCGGGTGCCAACTGATGCTTACACAGCAACTTCAGACCTTTTGA
- the caiap gene encoding CARD- and ANK-domain containing inflammasome adapter protein has protein sequence MLNKVKGFCSTQAAVMNSNPYAIQVVGSKRSELKYGIWHTEDLLDHLVTEGVVNQAKRSVVLNIRTREEQNSMVLDIVLARGERACRKFFHPCLMQAEPKLYNQIKAYLGSANEKIGDPRRQLIGYLLERDKEGLGRKPQEHYTQKIKRLSARPDSFSAFRNEARSPEKIGRHELKEHLQVNIYDIIAAGGEPSVVEKMLNHVDVNAVNPLQESLLHVAAEHGHLSLLGLLLRRGARLELRDQEGRTPLHRAANRDHGEVVRALMKAGACLYTLDAQRKNPVHLTATNEDLDCARALLMEERGRGVEDQTEPTFLHRAAQEDDQSLARKLLQAGAAVDVRTRQDKTALFYAVSGNNERTAGVLLEVGAAVDQVVLNEAVNLNNGSMLRLLLAHSRGALSPEAMGSTLFSAVKQNCHAVVDILIDGGADVNMCDQQGYTPLLLAAELGHTDTFRVLAGKNAKLDVSLPNLATALHLAVRSGSELLVQALLAKGLDPNATGPKAYTPLHLAALHSHPALVEMLLKAEAQANAVAQDGSTPLHLASRRGHADALNRLLQVKVHTEIRDRQGRTALHWAASTQTEGPAVDMLLSAGANPDAADKQKKTPLHLAAAAGQTEAVAALLTHKARVGAKDMHGSTPLHYAAGRGHDEAVKLLLSAQKKHGVDQRNTWRKTPLHTAAEKGHTEAIASLLRAGAKVNTLDNCKDTPLHCAVRAGSRDAVRELVSWEPGKGRQGGKADLQAVNNVGKTPLQVAESEDTQEHRNIVAIIKRKMVLIK, from the exons ATGCTAAACAAAGTGAAGGGTTTTTGTTCCACTCAGGCAGCAGTAATGAACTCTAATCCCTACGCCATCCAGGTGGTCGGTTCGAAGCGGAGCGAGTTGAAATATGGGATATGGCATACAGAGGATTTGTTGGATCACCTTGTTACAGAGGGGGTGGTCAACCAAGCTAAGAGATCTGTGGTTCTGAACATCAGGACCCGAGAGGAGCAGAACTCCATGGTCCTGGATATCGTGTTGGCCAGGGGTGAAAGGGCATGTCGGAAATTCTTCCATCCATGCCTCATGCAGGCTGAACCAAAGCTTTACAATCAAATCAAGGCCTACTTGggttcagccaatgagaagatTGGAGATCCTAGAAGGCAGTTGATTGGATACCTACTGGAACGGGACAAGGAAGGATTGGGTAGGAAACCTCAGGAACATTACACTCAGAAGATAAAACGTTTATCCGCAAGGCCCGATTCATTCTCAGCGTTCCGAAATGAAGCCAGGTCGCCTGAAAAAATAGGAAGACATGAACTGAAAGAACACCTGCAAGTTAACATATATGACATCATCGCCGCAGGAGGGGAGCCGTCCGTAGTGGAAAAGATGTTGAACCACGTGGACGTGAATGCTGTCAACCCTCTCCAGGAGTCCCTACTGCATGTAGCTGCCGAACACGGCCATCTATCCCTCCTGGGGCTCCTCCTACGTAGAGGGGCCAGACTGGAACTGAGGGATCAGGAGGGCCGAACGCCCCTTCACAGAGCGGCAAACAGGGACCACGGCGAGGTGGTACGGGCCCTCATGAAAGCCGGCGCCTGTCTGTACACCTTGGACGCACAGCGGAAGAATCCCGTCCACCTGACGGCAACAAACGAGGACTTGGATTGCGCCCGAGCCCTtttgatggaggagaggggcagaggggttGAGGACCAGACGGAGCCCACCTTCCTCCACAGAGCGGCCCAGGAGGATGACCAGAGCCTGGCCCGGAAGCTGCTGCAGGCAGGGGCTGCCGTGGATGTCCGAACCAGGCAGGATAAAACAGCACTGTTCTATGCCGTGAGTGGGAACAATGAAAGGACCGCAGGAGTCCTTCTTGAAGTGGGGGCTGCAGTGGACCAAGTGGTCCTAAATGAAGCTGTGAACCTCAACAATGGCTCCATGCTCCGGCTACTGCTAG CTCACTCCAGAGGAGCCCTCAGTCCAGAAGCTATGGGCTCCACTCTCTTCTCAGCAGTCAAACAGAACTGTCATGCGGTGGTGGATATTCTAATCGACGGTGGTGCTGATGTCAACATGTGTGACCAACAGGGATACACTCCCCTCCTATTGGCTGCTGAACTgggccacacagacacattcag AGTTCTGGCAGGTAAAAACGCCAAACTGGATGTCAGTCTACCAAACTTGGCGACAGCCTTACACCTGGCAGTACGTAGCGGCAGTGAGCTTTTGGTACAGGCTCTGTTGGCGAAGGGATTGGATCCTAATGCAACTGGGCCTAAGGCATACACACCTCTACATCTGGCAGCACTCCACAGCCACCCAGCGCTGGTTGAGATGTTGTTAAAAGCTGAAGCCCAG GCAAATGCTGTGGCCCAAGATGGAAGCACCCCTCTACATCTAGCCAGCCGGCGTGGCCATGCGGACGCACTGAACCGCCTGCTTCAGGTCAAGGTTCACACCGAGATCCGGGACCGGCAGGGCAGGACCGCACTGCACTGGGCGGCCTCGACCCAGACAGAAGGCCCAGCGGTGGACATGCTGCTGTCAGCCGGAGCCAACCCTGACGCCGCCGACAAGCAGAAGAAAACGCCATTGCACCTGGCGGCCGCGGCGGGGCAAACAGAAGCTGTGGCAGCGTTGTTAACGCACAAGGCGAGGGTTGGGGCTAAAGACATGCATGGCTCCACCCCTCTTCACTACGCGGCAGGCCGGGGGCACGACGAGGCGGTGAAGCTCCTCCTGTCGGCGCAGAAGAAACATGGAGTAGACCAGAGGAACACGTGGAGGAAGACGCCGCTCCACACCGCCGCCGAGAAGGGCCACACCGAGGCAATTGCCTCACTCTTGAGGGCAGGGGCAAAGGTCAACACGCTTGACAACTGTAAAGACACTCCCCTCCACTGTGCCGTCCGGGCGGGCAGCAGGGACGCAGTGAGGGAGCTGGTGAGCTGGGAACCAGGGAAGGGTAGGCAGGGGGGCAAGGCTGACCTGCAGGCTGTTAATAACGTGGGGAAGACTCCACTGCAGGTGGCAGAGAGCgaagacacacaggaacacaggaATATTGTAGCTATAATCAAGAGAAAGATGGTTCTTATTAAATAG